The following are from one region of the Synechococcus sp. CBW1108 genome:
- a CDS encoding type III-B CRISPR-associated protein Cas10/Cmr2, protein MTYTAVTFAPVQSFIQASRKLRDLYGSSLLLSHLARALADDAQGRGLTVISPAEVSSSRGVPNVLVIKGDYRKGHARDTLLATWKQLLQECRSWLECNLAGTALEPLDWERSWGTSWKACGQHSWEVFHGEGATIQDARRALAVNKLQRDWSAPNWTGESSTLSSAEAVVRPGMGLVLDPRELDPGAAREETRAFLVVLRDKLGEAFAGENEELSLSELVKRLVTYADVATRAFATAADPTPNVTELIPERFALLSTRGSEEDKPESIIWFMADGDGIGDHLQSLGTRLGEEQALQSFSRQMRQWAAGLYQKVPRLLNNKAMVVYAGGDDVFGALHESSPGMGDLVRADLWQWLRIFPELWQGCGQPALTVSMGLVWADSSVPQREALQHARDAEASAKFRGKNRFALRLLYASGNHLEWTCPWEWLTPILEHYRDREGRTLQTSRDGKPPSWRHLADDLAWLRGRRAIGDGSTGATAIAETLLLAYFPDWKLPAPPEPERSLDQWLLDLGRVMAGLEKSKGGKLQEVSA, encoded by the coding sequence ATGACCTACACAGCCGTCACCTTCGCGCCGGTGCAATCGTTCATCCAGGCGTCGCGGAAATTGCGGGATCTCTACGGCAGCTCCCTGCTCCTCTCTCACCTCGCCCGTGCCCTGGCGGACGACGCCCAGGGCCGCGGCCTCACTGTGATCAGTCCAGCCGAGGTGAGCAGTTCCCGCGGCGTGCCCAACGTGCTGGTGATCAAGGGCGACTACCGCAAGGGCCATGCTCGTGACACTTTGCTGGCCACCTGGAAGCAGCTGCTCCAGGAATGCCGCAGCTGGCTGGAGTGCAACCTGGCGGGTACCGCCCTGGAGCCGCTCGATTGGGAACGCAGCTGGGGAACGAGCTGGAAGGCCTGCGGTCAGCACAGTTGGGAGGTGTTCCATGGGGAGGGCGCCACGATCCAGGACGCCCGCCGCGCTCTGGCGGTGAACAAGCTGCAGCGCGACTGGAGCGCTCCCAACTGGACCGGAGAGAGCTCCACCCTCTCCTCGGCAGAAGCGGTGGTGCGCCCGGGAATGGGCCTGGTGCTCGACCCCCGCGAGCTCGATCCAGGCGCAGCCCGCGAAGAGACCCGCGCCTTTCTCGTGGTTCTGCGAGACAAGCTCGGCGAGGCCTTCGCTGGCGAGAACGAGGAGCTGTCGCTCAGCGAGCTGGTGAAGCGGTTGGTCACCTATGCCGATGTGGCCACTCGTGCTTTCGCCACCGCTGCCGACCCCACCCCGAACGTCACCGAACTGATCCCGGAGCGTTTCGCTCTCCTCAGTACCCGCGGGTCAGAGGAAGACAAGCCTGAATCAATCATCTGGTTCATGGCCGACGGAGATGGCATCGGCGACCATCTCCAGAGCCTCGGAACACGGCTGGGAGAAGAGCAGGCCCTGCAGTCGTTCAGCCGGCAGATGCGCCAATGGGCCGCCGGTCTTTACCAGAAGGTGCCACGACTCCTGAATAACAAGGCGATGGTGGTCTATGCAGGTGGGGACGATGTGTTCGGCGCCCTGCACGAAAGCAGTCCCGGTATGGGAGATCTGGTGCGAGCGGATCTGTGGCAATGGCTGAGGATATTTCCGGAGCTCTGGCAAGGCTGCGGCCAGCCTGCTCTCACGGTGTCGATGGGGCTGGTGTGGGCGGATTCCTCCGTACCCCAGCGGGAGGCACTGCAACATGCCCGCGATGCGGAAGCCAGCGCCAAGTTCCGCGGCAAGAACCGCTTTGCGCTGCGCCTTCTCTATGCCAGTGGCAACCACCTGGAGTGGACCTGCCCGTGGGAGTGGCTCACTCCGATCCTTGAACACTACCGCGATCGGGAGGGCCGCACGTTGCAGACCTCTCGAGATGGCAAGCCACCAAGCTGGCGCCATCTGGCCGACGATTTGGCCTGGCTGCGCGGTCGTCGCGCAATCGGTGACGGCAGCACCGGAGCCACTGCCATCGCTGAGACGCTGCTGCTTGCCTACTTCCCCGATTGGAAGCTGCCGGCGCCTCCTGAGCCCGAGCGCTCCCTCGACCAATGGCTCCTGGATCTTGGCCGGGTGATGGCCGGCCTGGAGAAAAGCAAGGGCGGCAAGCTTCAGGAGGTCAGCGCATGA
- a CDS encoding protein kinase family protein → MPVTLEIYQQVSQAGSFASRAGRGTMAVVRELDDGVVEKSDRRDELPLVAREFIITEHLRSTGMVPLINVDEGLYGYPLSFQMEKINNGGTLQDWLEFHSRTPISRDVWAEIFQGVSKGIRAVWAAGVLQGDLHVRNVVVGTDSSGCQLKPHIIDFGVAVMDEEPFEALAHGLGLPDVVAESQQWFERQIQPRYDDPTDEKAFLISDIQEWINTLNIQDLDGLLDDFRRGLRT, encoded by the coding sequence TTGCCCGTCACGCTGGAGATCTATCAACAAGTAAGCCAGGCTGGTAGCTTTGCCAGCCGAGCCGGCCGGGGCACCATGGCGGTGGTGCGGGAGCTTGACGACGGCGTGGTGGAGAAATCCGACCGCCGCGACGAGCTACCGCTGGTGGCCAGGGAGTTCATCATCACCGAACATCTGCGCAGCACCGGTATGGTGCCGCTGATCAACGTGGATGAGGGGCTCTACGGCTACCCCTTGAGCTTCCAGATGGAGAAAATCAACAACGGCGGCACCCTACAGGATTGGCTTGAGTTTCACAGCCGCACCCCAATCTCCAGGGATGTGTGGGCAGAGATCTTCCAAGGCGTCAGCAAAGGCATACGGGCCGTGTGGGCGGCTGGAGTGTTGCAGGGAGACCTGCACGTCCGCAATGTGGTGGTCGGCACTGATTCGAGTGGCTGCCAACTCAAGCCCCACATCATCGACTTCGGTGTGGCCGTCATGGACGAGGAACCGTTCGAGGCCTTGGCCCATGGCCTCGGGCTACCCGATGTTGTGGCCGAATCACAGCAGTGGTTTGAGCGCCAGATCCAGCCCCGCTACGACGACCCGACGGATGAAAAGGCCTTCCTGATCAGCGATATCCAGGAGTGGATCAACACCCTCAATATCCAGGATCTCGATGGCCTGCTGGATGATTTTCGTCGCGGGCTGCGCACATGA
- the cas2 gene encoding CRISPR-associated endonuclease Cas2 — MNQEQLWVIAYDSPSNKRRRKLAKLLEGYGVRMQWSVFECRLRPHQMQRLRHGLERIAEPADSIRLWSLPQRAVAAEQMGRDVEVTVWQDKVI; from the coding sequence ATGAACCAGGAGCAACTCTGGGTGATCGCCTACGACAGCCCCAGCAACAAGCGACGCCGCAAGCTGGCCAAGTTGCTGGAGGGCTATGGGGTGCGCATGCAGTGGAGCGTGTTCGAGTGCCGGCTGCGGCCCCACCAGATGCAGCGCCTCAGGCATGGCCTGGAGCGCATCGCCGAGCCGGCCGACAGCATCAGGCTCTGGTCGCTGCCGCAGCGGGCTGTGGCAGCTGAGCAGATGGGCCGGGATGTGGAGGTGACGGTCTGGCAGGACAAGGTGATCTGA
- the cas1 gene encoding CRISPR-associated endonuclease Cas1 gives MRSLYLLRPHGTAGIEGEQLVVSSGEQELDRMSLPLLDQILVLGHLQLTTQLIRACLRRGIPIAYLTSGGQCLGRLQPLESGYRHRSRRQAELSAAQRLAVARRLVAGKIANSRVVLQRFTRRGGRPAVESALRRLAQLQALTAKAPCSNHLRGLEGAAAALYFRSFGNLLEGDGFGFAVRSRRPPGTPFDALCGFGYGVLWNALLLRVELRGLDPYVGVLHVGSARHAALVSDLIEPLRTYLVDPFHGQLIRSGQLRAEEHFEPNAGGVYLSETGRRLWLQAWSAFMAEPIILCDGNTGPRWEVLDQLVQSFARFVDDPEQPLLVPLRR, from the coding sequence ATGCGCTCCCTTTATCTCCTGCGCCCCCACGGCACCGCCGGCATCGAGGGCGAGCAGCTGGTGGTGAGCAGCGGCGAGCAGGAGCTCGACCGCATGTCCCTGCCCCTGCTCGACCAGATCCTGGTGCTGGGCCACTTACAGCTCACCACCCAACTGATCCGCGCCTGCCTGCGGCGCGGCATTCCGATCGCCTACCTAACCAGCGGTGGCCAGTGCCTGGGACGCCTGCAGCCCTTGGAGAGCGGCTACCGGCACCGGTCCCGCCGTCAGGCGGAGCTGTCCGCGGCCCAGAGGCTGGCGGTGGCCCGCAGGTTGGTGGCTGGCAAGATCGCCAATAGCCGGGTGGTGCTGCAGCGGTTCACGCGCCGAGGCGGCCGGCCTGCTGTGGAATCCGCGTTGCGGCGGCTGGCTCAGCTGCAGGCGCTCACGGCGAAGGCACCCTGCTCCAACCATCTGCGGGGGCTGGAGGGAGCTGCAGCAGCTCTCTACTTCCGCAGCTTCGGCAACCTGCTGGAAGGAGATGGTTTCGGCTTCGCGGTACGCAGCCGGCGGCCGCCAGGCACCCCATTCGATGCCCTCTGCGGTTTCGGCTATGGGGTGCTGTGGAATGCGCTGCTGCTGCGAGTGGAGCTGCGTGGGCTTGATCCTTATGTCGGTGTGCTGCATGTGGGCTCGGCTCGCCATGCAGCGTTGGTGTCGGATTTGATCGAACCGCTGCGGACCTACCTGGTTGATCCCTTCCACGGACAACTGATTCGCAGCGGTCAGTTGCGGGCCGAGGAGCACTTCGAGCCCAACGCTGGCGGTGTGTACCTCTCCGAGACCGGCCGGCGCCTGTGGCTGCAGGCCTGGTCGGCCTTCATGGCCGAGCCGATCATCCTCTGTGATGGCAACACCGGGCCGCGTTGGGAAGTGCTCGATCAGCTGGTACAGAGCTTCGCCCGTTTCGTGGACGATCCCGAGCAACCCCTGCTGGTGCCCCTGAGGCGATGA